One genomic segment of Thermovibrio guaymasensis includes these proteins:
- the ppdK gene encoding pyruvate, phosphate dikinase, whose protein sequence is MPKKMVYYFGGGKAEGSADMKLLLGGKGANLAEMTNLGLPVPPGITITTEVCKEYFELGQKFPEGMWEQVLEGMKKIEEEMGKKFGDKRNPLLVSVRSGAPVSMPGMMDTILNLGLNDETVKGLAESTGNERFAWDSYRRFIQMFGNVVMGIPHEKFEEILEAKKREVGAKADVDLTAEDLKDVVKRYKELVKKETGREFPQDPYEQLKMAIKAVFDSWNNPRAIKYREINKIPEDYGTAVNIVAMVFGNMGDTSGTGVAFTRNPSTGENVFYGEYLKNAQGEDVVAGIRTPQPLTKAQKTSPEQVSLEEEFPEVYQQLLKVRDILEKHYKDMQDIEFTIENGRLWMLQTRAGKRTARAAVKIAVDLVKEGLISKEEALLRIDPTLINQLLHPMLDEEERKRAIEEGRLIARGLPAAPGAVSGKVVFNADEAVELAEKGEKVILVRHETSPEDIHGMHAAEGILTARGGMTSHAAVVARGMGKTCIVGAESIYVDYDKEEFRVGDVVVKKGEVITLDGSTGEVFHGELKTIPAQISGEFEELMKWADEIRDLKVRVNADTPEDAKQGREFGAEGIGLCRTEHMFFKEERIPVVREMILAKTEEERKRALEKLLPMQKNDFIAIFEVMNGLPVNIRLLDPPLHEFLPKTEEEFQRTAQEMGLPVEEIKKRAEELEEVNPMLGLRGSRLGITFPEIYEMQVRAILEAACECKKNGIEVLPEIMLPLIADDRELKELKKLIDRVAAEVFLETGVEVPYQVGTMVEVPRAALIADQLARYAEYFSFGTNDLTQMTFGLSRDDAGKFIGKYIELEILKGDPFMHIDENGVGRLIETAIELGNRTRPGMKTGVCGEHGGDPRSINFFQKVGVQYVSPSPFRVPIARLAAAQAKIRQKKGEL, encoded by the coding sequence ATGCCTAAAAAGATGGTTTACTACTTCGGCGGTGGAAAGGCTGAAGGAAGTGCCGACATGAAACTTCTCCTCGGTGGCAAGGGAGCAAACCTTGCCGAAATGACAAACTTGGGGCTTCCGGTTCCACCTGGAATAACGATAACAACAGAGGTATGTAAAGAGTACTTTGAGCTGGGCCAGAAGTTCCCCGAAGGAATGTGGGAACAGGTTCTAGAGGGAATGAAGAAAATTGAAGAGGAGATGGGAAAGAAGTTTGGGGACAAGAGAAACCCTCTCCTAGTCTCCGTCCGTTCTGGAGCTCCAGTCTCAATGCCCGGAATGATGGACACGATTTTAAACCTTGGCCTTAACGATGAAACTGTAAAAGGACTTGCAGAGTCTACAGGAAACGAAAGGTTTGCTTGGGACTCTTACCGCCGTTTCATTCAGATGTTCGGAAACGTTGTAATGGGAATCCCTCACGAAAAGTTTGAGGAAATACTAGAGGCCAAGAAGAGGGAAGTTGGAGCAAAAGCCGACGTTGACCTCACAGCAGAAGACCTTAAGGATGTTGTAAAGAGATACAAAGAGCTTGTTAAAAAGGAAACCGGAAGGGAGTTCCCTCAAGACCCCTACGAACAACTTAAAATGGCAATAAAGGCGGTCTTTGACTCCTGGAACAACCCAAGGGCAATAAAGTACAGGGAAATTAACAAGATACCTGAAGACTACGGAACTGCTGTAAACATAGTAGCAATGGTCTTCGGAAACATGGGTGACACCTCCGGAACAGGCGTTGCCTTTACAAGGAACCCTTCAACTGGAGAGAACGTCTTCTACGGAGAGTACCTCAAGAACGCCCAAGGTGAAGACGTTGTTGCAGGAATCAGAACTCCACAACCACTCACAAAAGCCCAGAAGACAAGCCCTGAACAGGTCTCACTAGAAGAGGAGTTTCCAGAGGTCTACCAGCAGCTTCTCAAAGTAAGAGACATCTTAGAAAAACACTACAAAGATATGCAGGATATAGAGTTCACAATTGAGAACGGCCGTCTCTGGATGCTCCAGACAAGAGCAGGTAAGAGAACTGCAAGGGCAGCAGTAAAGATAGCAGTAGACCTTGTTAAGGAAGGGCTAATCAGCAAGGAGGAAGCTCTACTAAGGATAGATCCGACCCTCATCAATCAGCTCCTCCACCCTATGCTTGACGAGGAGGAAAGGAAGAGGGCAATAGAGGAAGGAAGGTTAATAGCAAGGGGACTTCCGGCTGCTCCTGGAGCTGTCAGCGGTAAAGTTGTTTTTAACGCAGACGAGGCAGTTGAACTGGCCGAGAAGGGAGAGAAGGTAATACTCGTCCGCCACGAGACTTCCCCTGAGGACATCCACGGAATGCATGCAGCTGAAGGAATCTTAACGGCAAGGGGAGGAATGACTTCCCATGCAGCCGTTGTTGCAAGGGGAATGGGTAAAACCTGCATAGTAGGTGCCGAGTCAATCTACGTTGACTACGATAAAGAGGAATTTAGAGTCGGAGACGTTGTAGTTAAGAAGGGAGAGGTTATAACTCTTGATGGATCAACAGGTGAAGTTTTCCACGGAGAGCTAAAGACAATTCCAGCCCAAATTTCCGGCGAATTTGAAGAGTTAATGAAGTGGGCAGATGAGATTAGGGACCTCAAAGTTAGGGTTAACGCAGATACTCCAGAAGATGCAAAACAGGGAAGGGAGTTTGGAGCTGAAGGTATAGGACTATGTAGGACAGAACACATGTTCTTCAAAGAGGAGAGAATCCCAGTAGTTAGGGAAATGATCCTTGCCAAAACTGAGGAGGAGAGGAAGAGAGCCCTTGAAAAGCTCCTTCCAATGCAGAAGAACGACTTTATCGCAATCTTTGAGGTTATGAACGGCCTTCCCGTCAACATAAGGCTCCTAGACCCACCACTCCACGAGTTCTTACCAAAGACTGAAGAGGAGTTCCAGAGAACTGCTCAGGAGATGGGACTTCCAGTTGAAGAGATAAAGAAGAGGGCTGAGGAGCTTGAAGAAGTTAACCCTATGCTTGGACTGAGAGGTTCAAGGTTAGGAATCACATTCCCAGAAATCTACGAGATGCAGGTTAGGGCAATCCTTGAAGCCGCCTGCGAGTGTAAGAAGAACGGAATTGAAGTTCTACCTGAAATAATGCTACCCCTCATTGCAGACGATAGGGAACTTAAAGAGCTCAAGAAACTCATAGACAGGGTAGCAGCTGAAGTGTTCCTTGAAACTGGAGTAGAAGTTCCATACCAAGTTGGAACTATGGTAGAGGTACCTAGGGCTGCTCTAATAGCAGATCAGCTTGCCCGCTATGCAGAGTACTTCTCCTTCGGAACAAACGACCTAACCCAGATGACCTTTGGCCTTTCAAGGGACGATGCCGGAAAGTTCATAGGTAAGTACATTGAGCTTGAAATTCTCAAAGGTGACCCGTTTATGCACATTGACGAAAACGGCGTTGGAAGGCTGATAGAGACTGCTATTGAGCTTGGAAACAGAACAAGACCGGGAATGAAGACCGGTGTATGTGGCGAGCACGGAGGAGACCCACGCTCCATAAATTTCTTCCAGAAAGTAGGAGTTCAGTACGTAAGTCCATCTCCCTTCAGAGTTCCAATAGCAAGGCTTGCAGCTGCTCAGGCCAAAATCAGGCAGAAGAAGGGAGAACTTTAA
- the glyS gene encoding glycine--tRNA ligase subunit beta: MKAKGLLLEIGTEELPASFIEPALEYLKSKLGEKLKENYLTPSSIETFGTPRRLIVLAYDVPEKQPDREELFVGPSVKAAFKEGKPTKAAEGFARSKGVGVEDLIVVENPKGKKGQYVAVKKLIKGKDAVEVLREVLPQLILSIPFKKSMRWADKKIRFGRPIRWIIALYGSETVDFEVDGIRSSNLSFGHRFLSPEPFTVDNPYDFITELEDRFVIADIEKRKALIVDRAKDLARTVGGKLLEDEELLEENANLTEFPYPILGSFEEEFLSLPKEVPITVMKEHQKFFSIVDESGNLKNYFIGVSNLKPPDETVVRLGYEKVLRARLKDALFFFNEDRKKKLEERVPQLEGIVFHEKLGNMLEKTVRLESLAPFISDELRFNVKDDTTRAAYLCKADLLTEMVNEFPELQGVMGKYYALLDGEREEVALAIEEHYLPRFSGDRLAQTPTGISLSIAEKIDNLTGFIGAGLKPTGSADPFALRRNALGLIQTLIERELFLDLKRVIERAEELYREQGVELSSDTPVETLSFVKERLRGVLRERGFKPDTVEAVLSVVNDPYDALLRAKAVESLRANPEFEEVLITMRRVVNIIPEGFEPKEFTPVGNYEKNLYEKFSQLKGEIEDKISKKDYRGALILIKELKPEVNAFFDNVMVMDKDETVRIRRLSLLKTISDELTKLIDFSKLVF; this comes from the coding sequence GTGAAAGCGAAAGGGTTACTTCTTGAGATAGGGACCGAGGAGCTCCCGGCATCATTCATAGAGCCGGCTCTTGAGTACTTAAAAAGTAAGCTAGGCGAAAAACTAAAAGAGAACTACCTTACCCCTTCCTCCATTGAGACTTTCGGGACTCCAAGGAGGCTGATAGTTCTAGCTTACGACGTTCCAGAGAAACAGCCGGACAGGGAAGAGCTCTTTGTAGGTCCTTCAGTTAAAGCAGCCTTTAAAGAAGGAAAACCTACAAAGGCCGCAGAGGGGTTTGCCCGCTCAAAGGGAGTGGGAGTAGAGGACCTAATAGTAGTTGAAAACCCTAAAGGGAAAAAGGGACAGTACGTTGCAGTAAAGAAGCTCATAAAGGGAAAGGATGCAGTAGAGGTTTTAAGGGAAGTCCTCCCTCAGCTAATCCTCTCAATTCCATTTAAAAAGAGTATGCGCTGGGCAGATAAGAAAATTAGGTTCGGAAGGCCTATAAGGTGGATTATAGCCCTCTACGGAAGTGAAACGGTAGATTTTGAAGTAGACGGTATAAGGAGCTCCAACCTCTCCTTCGGCCACAGGTTCCTATCACCTGAACCCTTCACAGTTGATAACCCTTACGACTTCATAACCGAGCTTGAAGATAGGTTTGTGATTGCCGATATAGAGAAGAGAAAAGCCTTAATAGTTGACAGGGCAAAAGACTTGGCAAGAACTGTAGGCGGGAAGCTCCTTGAAGATGAGGAGCTCCTTGAAGAGAACGCAAACCTTACAGAATTTCCATACCCGATTCTAGGCTCATTTGAAGAGGAGTTCCTCTCTTTACCTAAAGAGGTTCCAATTACAGTAATGAAGGAGCACCAGAAGTTCTTCTCAATTGTTGATGAGAGTGGTAACCTGAAGAACTACTTTATCGGAGTCTCAAACTTAAAGCCACCTGATGAAACAGTCGTAAGGCTAGGATACGAAAAGGTCTTAAGGGCTAGGTTAAAGGATGCCCTATTCTTCTTTAACGAGGACAGGAAGAAGAAGCTTGAAGAGAGAGTACCACAGCTTGAGGGAATAGTCTTCCACGAAAAACTCGGAAACATGCTTGAAAAGACGGTCAGACTTGAAAGCCTTGCTCCTTTTATTTCAGATGAGCTCAGATTTAACGTAAAGGACGATACAACAAGAGCAGCCTACCTGTGCAAGGCAGACCTTCTAACGGAGATGGTTAACGAGTTTCCCGAACTTCAGGGAGTAATGGGTAAGTACTACGCCCTCCTTGACGGGGAGAGGGAAGAGGTAGCCCTTGCAATAGAGGAGCACTACCTTCCCCGCTTCTCAGGAGATAGGTTAGCCCAAACTCCTACGGGGATTTCACTTTCAATAGCAGAGAAAATTGATAACCTAACAGGCTTTATAGGTGCAGGTCTAAAACCAACCGGTTCAGCCGACCCGTTTGCCCTAAGGAGGAACGCTTTAGGACTAATTCAGACTCTAATTGAGAGGGAGCTCTTTCTGGACCTTAAGAGAGTCATTGAAAGGGCTGAGGAGCTTTACAGAGAACAGGGAGTAGAGCTCAGTTCGGATACACCTGTAGAAACCCTCTCCTTCGTAAAGGAGAGGTTAAGGGGAGTCCTCAGAGAAAGGGGCTTTAAGCCCGATACCGTTGAAGCAGTTCTATCCGTCGTTAACGACCCCTACGATGCCCTTTTAAGGGCGAAAGCAGTTGAGTCCCTGAGGGCCAATCCGGAGTTTGAGGAAGTTTTAATTACGATGAGAAGGGTCGTTAACATAATTCCTGAAGGCTTTGAACCTAAAGAATTTACTCCTGTTGGGAATTACGAAAAGAACCTCTACGAAAAGTTTAGCCAGCTTAAAGGAGAGATAGAAGATAAGATCTCTAAAAAGGACTACAGAGGAGCTCTAATCCTCATTAAAGAGCTAAAACCTGAGGTTAACGCTTTCTTTGACAACGTTATGGTTATGGACAAGGATGAAACTGTAAGGATTAGAAGGTTAAGCCTTCTTAAAACCATATCAGACGAACTCACTAAATTGATTGACTTCTCAAAACTCGTTTTTTAA
- a CDS encoding glycine--tRNA ligase subunit alpha: MTFQEIIFTLQNYWASKGCIIASPYDVEQGAGTMHPFTFLKVLGKEPWKVAYVQPCRRPADGRYGENPNRLQHYFQFQVILKPSPENSQELYLGSLEALGINLKEHDVRFVEDDWESPTLGAWGLGWEVWLDGMEITQFTYFQQAGGITLDPVSVEITYGLERIATYIQGVDSVYDIEWTKGVKYGDLYRENERQWSIYNFEEADTKMLFELFNMFERESSRLVEENLVLPAYDYCLKCSHVFNLLDARGAISVAERQAFIGRVRRLASKCANKYLELKEGKGESERVTS; the protein is encoded by the coding sequence TTGACCTTCCAGGAAATAATCTTTACACTTCAGAACTACTGGGCGTCAAAGGGATGCATAATAGCATCACCCTACGACGTTGAGCAGGGTGCAGGAACGATGCACCCATTTACTTTCCTAAAGGTCCTTGGAAAGGAACCTTGGAAAGTAGCCTACGTTCAACCATGCCGCCGGCCCGCTGACGGGCGCTACGGTGAAAACCCCAACAGGCTCCAGCACTACTTCCAGTTTCAAGTCATCCTAAAACCCTCTCCCGAAAACTCCCAGGAGCTCTACCTAGGAAGTCTGGAAGCCTTGGGAATCAACCTTAAGGAGCACGATGTAAGGTTCGTTGAGGATGACTGGGAATCCCCAACTCTGGGAGCCTGGGGACTTGGATGGGAAGTATGGCTTGACGGAATGGAGATTACACAGTTTACATACTTTCAGCAGGCGGGAGGAATTACGCTAGACCCGGTATCCGTTGAAATTACCTACGGCTTAGAGCGTATAGCTACCTACATACAGGGAGTTGACAGCGTTTACGACATAGAGTGGACAAAAGGAGTAAAGTACGGAGACCTCTACAGGGAGAATGAGCGCCAGTGGTCAATCTACAACTTTGAAGAGGCAGACACAAAGATGCTCTTTGAGCTCTTCAACATGTTTGAAAGGGAGAGCTCCAGGCTGGTTGAGGAGAACTTGGTCCTCCCGGCCTACGATTACTGCCTCAAGTGTTCCCACGTCTTTAACCTCCTTGATGCAAGAGGTGCAATTTCTGTGGCAGAAAGGCAGGCGTTTATAGGAAGGGTTAGAAGGCTTGCAAGCAAATGTGCAAATAAGTATTTAGAGCTAAAAGAGGGTAAAGGTGAAAGCGAAAGGGTTACTTCTTGA
- the queC gene encoding 7-cyano-7-deazaguanine synthase QueC — MERAVVIFSGGLDSTTALYWAKREFKEVYAITFVYGQRHSIEVEMAKVTAKNAGVKEHLIYEVDLSKIGSSALTDFSIEVPQPRSVEEIKERGVPVTYVPFRNGIFISIAAAYAESKGTTHLVGGWNVVDYSGYPDCRPEFLEAMERALDLGTKLGAEGNKWHIHAPLINLTKAEIIKLGLELGADYSYSVSCYRGGEVPCGKCDSCLLRAKGWAEVGQEDHLIKRLKEEGKIVE; from the coding sequence ATGGAAAGGGCGGTTGTTATATTTTCCGGAGGTCTTGATTCAACTACTGCCCTCTACTGGGCAAAGAGGGAGTTCAAGGAAGTTTATGCCATAACTTTCGTTTACGGCCAGCGCCACAGTATTGAAGTTGAAATGGCAAAGGTAACGGCAAAGAACGCCGGAGTTAAAGAGCACCTTATATATGAAGTTGACCTGTCAAAGATAGGTTCATCTGCCCTAACAGACTTCTCAATAGAGGTTCCTCAGCCAAGGAGCGTTGAGGAGATTAAGGAAAGGGGAGTTCCTGTTACTTATGTTCCCTTTAGAAACGGGATTTTTATATCTATAGCTGCAGCTTACGCTGAAAGTAAAGGAACTACTCACCTTGTTGGAGGTTGGAACGTAGTTGATTACTCCGGGTATCCCGACTGTCGTCCTGAGTTTTTAGAGGCTATGGAGAGGGCCCTTGACCTTGGAACCAAGCTGGGAGCTGAAGGGAATAAGTGGCACATTCACGCTCCCTTAATTAACCTTACGAAAGCTGAGATAATCAAGCTGGGGCTTGAGCTTGGAGCCGATTACTCCTATTCAGTTTCCTGCTATAGGGGTGGAGAAGTTCCGTGCGGTAAGTGTGATAGTTGTCTTTTAAGGGCAAAGGGCTGGGCTGAGGTAGGTCAGGAGGACCACCTCATAAAGAGGTTAAAAGAGGAGGGTAAGATAGTTGAGTAA
- the selD gene encoding selenide, water dikinase SelD, which yields MSKKFKLTQTVRASGUGAKLSPVGLSRALEGIEFFKDSNLIIGIETCEDAGVYKITDTLALVQTADFITPVVDDPYVYGQIAVANALSDVYAMGAKPLTAVNLVMFDTCKVPFDYLKEIIKGGADKLREAEVTLVGGHTVEDLETKYGLCVVGTVHPERIVRNSTARPGDVLIYTKPLGIGVLTTAIKADMASEEEVKEVSRVMSTLNRAASEAMVEVGVSACTDVTGFGFLGHLFEMVKFSGVSATIYSDRIPLLKGAKEYASMGLLPAATYENVEYVGSSVSFPEGFDEDLKLLLYDPQTSGGLLISVPEERKGELLSLLKERGVEWASEVGKIEEGEGIKVV from the coding sequence TTGAGTAAGAAGTTTAAACTCACTCAAACTGTTAGGGCTTCCGGCTGAGGGGCTAAACTTAGCCCGGTCGGGCTTTCCAGAGCTCTTGAAGGTATAGAGTTCTTCAAAGATTCTAACTTGATTATAGGAATAGAGACCTGTGAGGATGCGGGAGTCTACAAGATAACAGATACTCTTGCTCTCGTTCAGACTGCAGACTTTATTACTCCCGTTGTTGATGACCCTTACGTTTACGGCCAGATAGCCGTTGCAAATGCCCTTTCAGACGTTTACGCTATGGGAGCAAAGCCCTTAACTGCAGTTAACCTTGTTATGTTTGACACGTGTAAAGTTCCGTTTGACTATCTGAAGGAGATTATAAAAGGAGGAGCCGATAAGCTTAGGGAAGCTGAAGTTACCCTAGTTGGCGGCCACACTGTTGAGGATTTAGAGACAAAGTACGGTCTGTGTGTTGTTGGAACGGTTCATCCGGAGAGGATAGTTAGGAACTCTACTGCAAGGCCAGGAGATGTTCTAATATACACAAAGCCCCTGGGTATTGGAGTTTTGACAACAGCTATAAAGGCGGATATGGCCTCAGAGGAGGAAGTTAAAGAGGTTAGTAGGGTTATGTCAACTTTAAATAGAGCTGCGAGTGAGGCTATGGTTGAAGTTGGCGTTAGTGCTTGTACTGACGTTACAGGCTTCGGCTTTTTGGGACACCTCTTTGAGATGGTTAAGTTTAGTGGCGTTTCAGCCACTATCTATTCAGATAGGATTCCCCTTTTAAAGGGGGCTAAGGAATACGCTTCAATGGGGCTCCTTCCGGCTGCAACTTATGAGAACGTTGAGTACGTTGGTAGTTCAGTCTCGTTTCCAGAAGGTTTTGATGAGGACTTAAAGCTTCTCCTTTACGACCCCCAGACCTCAGGAGGCCTTTTGATTTCTGTTCCTGAAGAGAGGAAGGGAGAGCTCCTATCCCTTTTGAAAGAGAGGGGAGTTGAGTGGGCAAGTGAAGTTGGTAAGATTGAAGAAGGAGAGGGCATTAAAGTAGTTTAG
- the rimO gene encoding 30S ribosomal protein S12 methylthiotransferase RimO produces the protein MKKRVAVISLGCPKNWVDTETIVGLLKATGEVTFVSDLKEADVILVNTCGFIQPAKEESIDEILNAIEEKKENPEKKVVVAGCLYERYKEELKKELPEVDAFIGVNELLESVERILNRKVAFRKPYLLREILTPNHLAYLKISEGCSNACTYCAIPLIRGPLRSRPIDEVLDEAKRLADLGVKELYVIAQDTTAYLYDRREREGLLKLLKELEKIKGIEWIRLMYTYPSHITDDLIDYMASSEKLVKYIDVPLQHVNDKVLSSMGRKYTRRQAEELIEKLRKRVPGIAIRTTFIVGFPTEGEREFEELHSFLKDYEFDWAGFFKYSREDGTVAYRLGDLPEEVKKSRLELLEETQFWIYEKRNRELIGKEVQLIVDSSTSELPGYSEARSYRNAYEIDGIVYLKGHFRPGRFVRAKVTELASNVDLIAEPVK, from the coding sequence GTGAAGAAGAGAGTTGCCGTTATTAGCCTTGGATGTCCTAAGAACTGGGTTGATACTGAGACTATAGTTGGCCTTTTGAAGGCTACGGGAGAAGTCACGTTTGTTAGCGATTTAAAGGAGGCAGACGTAATCCTTGTGAATACCTGCGGTTTTATTCAGCCTGCAAAGGAAGAGTCAATAGATGAGATCTTAAACGCCATTGAGGAGAAGAAGGAAAACCCTGAGAAAAAGGTCGTTGTTGCCGGCTGTCTCTACGAAAGGTATAAGGAAGAGCTGAAGAAGGAACTTCCTGAGGTAGACGCCTTTATAGGTGTAAATGAGCTCCTTGAAAGTGTAGAAAGGATACTGAATAGGAAAGTTGCCTTTAGAAAACCTTACCTTTTGAGGGAAATTCTAACTCCAAACCACCTTGCTTATCTGAAAATATCTGAGGGCTGTTCAAACGCCTGCACTTACTGTGCAATTCCCTTAATAAGGGGACCTTTAAGGAGTAGGCCTATTGATGAGGTCCTTGATGAGGCAAAGAGGCTGGCCGATTTGGGAGTTAAGGAGCTCTACGTTATAGCCCAGGATACTACGGCATACCTCTACGATAGGAGAGAGAGGGAAGGCCTTTTAAAGCTCCTTAAAGAGCTTGAGAAGATAAAGGGTATAGAGTGGATTAGGCTAATGTACACCTATCCTTCCCACATAACTGATGATCTCATTGACTACATGGCCTCTTCGGAGAAGCTGGTTAAGTACATAGACGTTCCCCTCCAGCACGTTAACGATAAGGTTCTCTCCTCAATGGGAAGGAAGTACACAAGGAGGCAGGCTGAGGAGCTGATAGAGAAGTTGAGGAAAAGAGTTCCCGGCATAGCTATAAGGACGACTTTTATAGTCGGCTTTCCCACTGAGGGAGAAAGGGAGTTTGAAGAGCTCCACTCATTCTTGAAGGATTATGAGTTTGACTGGGCAGGGTTCTTCAAGTACTCAAGGGAGGATGGGACGGTAGCCTACAGGCTTGGAGACCTTCCGGAGGAAGTTAAGAAGTCAAGGTTAGAGCTCCTTGAGGAGACCCAGTTCTGGATTTACGAGAAAAGGAATAGGGAACTGATAGGTAAGGAAGTTCAGCTAATAGTTGACTCTTCCACCTCAGAGCTTCCAGGCTACAGTGAGGCAAGAAGTTACAGGAACGCCTACGAGATAGACGGAATAGTTTACCTAAAGGGCCACTTTAGGCCTGGCCGGTTTGTTAGGGCAAAGGTAACTGAGCTTGCAAGTAACGTTGACCTTATTGCTGAACCGGTTAAGTAG
- a CDS encoding homocysteine biosynthesis protein — translation MAEQFKVVKTYEEINEKIRKGEAVVVTAEEMIEIVEELGVVKAAQEVDVVTTGTFGAMCSSGAFLNVGHTKPRMKMEEIYLNGVPAYGGIAAVDLYIGATALPENDPRNEVYPGKFEYGGAHVIEELIAGEDIELEAYAYGTDCYPRREVRKLINIKTINDAILCSPRNAYQNYNVAVNKSSRTVYTYMGTLKPNFGNATYSGAGQLSPLMNDPFFETIGVGTRIFLGGGVGYVAFHGTQHSPFGVKRSKKGQPMEGAGTLMVVGDMKKMSTDFIKAASILGYGVSMFVGIGIPIPILNERIAYYTSVRDYEIFAPVMDYSVDYPSGNAKPLKYVSYGELRRGYIELNGKKVPTSPVSSYYKAREIANILKEWIKSGKFEISKPAETLPAPEPNVKIEYDERKG, via the coding sequence ATGGCAGAGCAGTTTAAGGTTGTTAAGACCTACGAGGAGATAAACGAGAAGATTAGGAAGGGAGAGGCGGTTGTAGTTACTGCTGAGGAGATGATAGAGATAGTTGAAGAGCTCGGCGTAGTGAAGGCAGCTCAGGAAGTTGACGTGGTTACAACTGGAACCTTCGGGGCAATGTGTTCCTCTGGGGCCTTCCTAAACGTTGGCCACACGAAGCCTAGGATGAAAATGGAGGAAATCTACCTAAACGGAGTTCCTGCATACGGAGGAATTGCCGCCGTTGACCTCTACATCGGTGCTACCGCCTTACCGGAGAACGACCCGAGGAATGAGGTCTACCCTGGAAAGTTTGAGTACGGGGGAGCTCACGTTATAGAGGAGCTGATAGCAGGTGAGGATATAGAGCTTGAAGCCTACGCCTACGGGACAGATTGCTACCCTAGGAGGGAAGTAAGGAAGCTTATAAACATTAAGACAATAAACGATGCAATACTGTGTAGTCCCAGGAACGCTTACCAAAACTATAACGTTGCAGTTAACAAGTCTTCAAGGACTGTTTACACCTACATGGGAACTTTAAAGCCGAACTTTGGAAATGCTACCTACTCAGGAGCAGGTCAGCTTTCCCCCCTTATGAACGACCCCTTTTTTGAAACGATAGGAGTTGGAACGAGGATCTTCTTAGGAGGTGGTGTAGGGTACGTGGCCTTCCACGGAACGCAACACTCCCCATTTGGAGTTAAGAGGAGTAAGAAGGGTCAACCTATGGAGGGGGCGGGAACTCTAATGGTTGTTGGAGATATGAAGAAGATGAGCACAGACTTTATAAAGGCAGCCTCAATTCTCGGTTACGGCGTTTCAATGTTTGTGGGGATTGGCATTCCAATTCCTATCTTAAACGAGAGGATTGCCTACTACACCTCAGTGAGGGATTATGAGATATTCGCTCCTGTAATGGACTACTCCGTTGACTACCCTTCAGGGAACGCCAAGCCCTTAAAGTACGTAAGCTACGGGGAGCTCCGGAGAGGGTATATAGAGCTTAACGGGAAGAAAGTCCCAACCTCCCCGGTCTCCTCATACTACAAGGCTAGGGAGATTGCCAACATTCTCAAGGAGTGGATAAAGAGCGGAAAGTTTGAGATAAGTAAACCTGCTGAAACGTTACCGGCTCCTGAGCCCAACGTAAAAATTGAATACGACGAGAGGAAAGGTTGA
- a CDS encoding ankyrin repeat domain-containing protein, translating into MKRVLTVLLAANIVLGAPAIAGTPKGVQQLKVDRKVKREFFLSLRSGDFKKAEELIASGKIPVDFRNKFNQTPLFYAVNNDNVEFAKFLVKHGANVNAKDFFGITPLHQAVISGSYKVAKFLIKNGAEVNAKDNYGYTPLHLAAIYNRPKIAKLLIENGADVNAKDNYGNTPLHYCGTTFGTAPTAKVLLENGADPTIKNKRGKTPLQLANEVKNYPVARLITKYLKRANQ; encoded by the coding sequence ATGAAGAGAGTACTAACAGTTCTTCTAGCCGCTAATATTGTCCTTGGAGCTCCAGCCATTGCAGGAACTCCTAAAGGAGTTCAACAGTTAAAAGTTGACAGGAAAGTAAAGAGGGAGTTCTTCCTCTCCCTCAGAAGTGGAGACTTTAAAAAGGCTGAAGAGCTCATAGCCAGTGGCAAAATACCTGTGGACTTTAGGAATAAGTTTAACCAGACCCCTCTTTTCTACGCAGTAAACAACGACAACGTAGAGTTTGCCAAGTTCCTAGTTAAGCATGGAGCTAACGTTAACGCCAAAGACTTCTTCGGCATAACTCCCCTACATCAAGCCGTTATAAGTGGAAGTTACAAAGTAGCAAAGTTCTTAATAAAGAACGGAGCAGAGGTTAACGCCAAGGATAACTACGGCTATACTCCACTACACCTTGCAGCAATCTATAACAGGCCAAAAATTGCCAAGCTCCTAATAGAGAACGGAGCTGACGTTAACGCTAAGGATAACTACGGAAATACCCCTCTTCACTACTGCGGAACAACCTTCGGAACAGCCCCAACCGCAAAAGTCCTACTTGAGAACGGAGCAGACCCAACGATTAAAAACAAAAGGGGAAAAACTCCCCTCCAACTTGCAAATGAGGTTAAGAACTATCCAGTTGCAAGGTTAATTACAAAATACCTTAAGAGGGCCAATCAATGA